A part of Escherichia marmotae genomic DNA contains:
- the aaeA gene encoding p-hydroxybenzoic acid efflux pump subunit AaeA — protein MKTLIRKFSRTAITVVLVILAFIAIFNAWVYYTESPWTRDARFSADVVAIAPDVSGLITQVNVHDNQLVKKGQVLFTIDQPRYQKALEEAQADVAYYQVLAQEKRQEAGRRNRLGIQAMSREEIDQANNVLQTVLHQLAKAQATRDLAKLDLERTVIRAPADGWVTNLNVYTGEFITRGSTAVALVKQNSFYVLAYMEETKLEGVHPGYRAEITPLGSNKVLKGTVDSVAAGVTNASSTRDDKGMATIDSNLEWVRLAQRVPVRIRLDNQQDNIWPAGTTATVVVTGKQDRDESQDSFFRKMAHRLREFG, from the coding sequence GTGAAAACACTAATAAGAAAATTCTCCCGTACGGCCATTACGGTCGTATTAGTCATTCTGGCCTTCATCGCAATTTTTAATGCCTGGGTCTATTACACCGAATCTCCGTGGACGCGTGACGCGCGCTTTAGCGCCGACGTGGTGGCAATTGCGCCGGATGTCTCCGGTCTCATTACCCAAGTGAATGTTCATGATAACCAGTTGGTGAAAAAAGGGCAGGTACTGTTCACCATCGACCAGCCGCGCTATCAAAAGGCGCTCGAGGAAGCACAAGCCGACGTTGCTTATTATCAGGTGCTGGCACAGGAAAAGCGCCAGGAGGCCGGACGTCGTAACCGTCTCGGCATACAGGCGATGTCTCGCGAAGAGATCGACCAGGCCAACAACGTGCTGCAAACGGTCCTGCATCAGTTAGCGAAAGCGCAGGCGACCCGCGATCTGGCAAAACTGGATCTTGAACGCACAGTGATCCGCGCGCCAGCAGATGGCTGGGTGACCAACCTCAACGTCTATACCGGTGAATTTATCACGCGGGGATCAACGGCCGTTGCACTGGTGAAACAGAACTCCTTCTATGTGTTGGCCTATATGGAAGAAACCAAACTGGAAGGTGTACATCCGGGATATCGCGCAGAGATCACGCCGCTTGGTAGCAATAAAGTGCTGAAAGGTACGGTCGATAGCGTTGCTGCCGGAGTCACTAACGCCAGCAGCACGCGTGATGACAAAGGTATGGCGACTATCGACTCTAACCTAGAGTGGGTGCGTCTGGCGCAGCGTGTTCCGGTACGTATTCGTCTCGACAACCAGCAAGATAACATCTGGCCTGCCGGGACTACCGCCACTGTGGTGGTTACGGGTAAACAAGATCGCGACGAAAGTCAGGATTCGTTCTTCCGAAAAATGGCTCATCGCCTGCGCGAGTTTGGTTAA
- the aaeR gene encoding HTH-type transcriptional activator AaeR: protein MERLKRMSVFAKVVEFGSFTAAARQLQMSVSSISQTVSKLEDELQVKLLNRSTRSIGLTEAGKIYYQGCRRMLHEVQDVHEQLYAFNNTPIGTLRIGCSSTMAQNVLAGLTAKMLKEYPGLSVNLVTGIPAPDLIADGLDVVIRVGALQDSSLFSRRLGAMPMVVCAAKSYLTQYGVPEKPADLSSHSWLEYSVRPDNEFELIAPEGISTRLIPQGRFVTNDPMTLVRWLTAGAGIAYVPLMWVINEINRGDLEILLPRYQSDPRPVYALYTEKDKLPLKVQVVINSLTDYFVEVGKLFQEMHGRGKEK from the coding sequence ATGGAACGACTAAAACGCATGTCGGTTTTTGCCAAAGTAGTTGAATTTGGCTCTTTTACCGCCGCCGCCAGGCAGTTACAGATGAGCGTATCATCCATCAGTCAGACGGTATCTAAACTGGAAGATGAGTTGCAGGTTAAGCTACTAAACCGCAGCACGCGTAGCATTGGCCTGACCGAAGCGGGTAAAATTTACTATCAAGGCTGTCGCCGGATGCTCCATGAAGTGCAGGATGTTCATGAGCAACTGTATGCTTTCAATAACACGCCCATCGGCACGCTACGTATTGGCTGTTCTTCAACTATGGCACAAAATGTTCTCGCGGGGCTGACGGCAAAAATGCTGAAAGAGTACCCGGGCTTAAGCGTAAATCTGGTCACGGGCATTCCTGCACCTGACCTGATTGCCGATGGCCTTGACGTGGTGATCCGCGTTGGCGCATTACAAGATTCCAGCCTGTTTTCCCGCCGCCTGGGCGCGATGCCAATGGTGGTGTGCGCCGCCAAAAGCTATCTCACACAGTATGGCGTACCGGAAAAACCAGCCGATTTAAGTAGTCATTCATGGCTTGAATACAGTGTGCGCCCGGACAATGAATTTGAACTGATCGCTCCGGAAGGGATCTCAACGCGCCTCATCCCACAAGGGCGATTTGTCACTAACGATCCGATGACGCTGGTTCGCTGGCTAACTGCTGGGGCGGGGATCGCCTACGTGCCGCTGATGTGGGTGATCAATGAGATCAATCGCGGGGACCTGGAGATCCTGCTGCCGCGTTACCAGTCAGATCCTCGCCCGGTTTATGCGCTATATACCGAAAAAGATAAGTTGCCGTTAAAGGTGCAGGTAGTGATCAACTCATTAACGGATTATTTTGTCGAGGTAGGAAAACTTTTTCAGGAGATGCACGGGCGTGGGAAAGAGAAGTAA
- the tldD gene encoding metalloprotease TldD yields the protein MSLNLVSEQLLAANGLKHQDLFAILGQLAERRLDYGDLYFQSSYHESWVLEDRIIKDGSYNIDQGVGVRAISGEKTGFAYADQISLLALEQSAQAARTIVRDSGDGKVQTLGAVEHSPLYTSLDPLQSMSREEKLDILRRVDKVAREADKRVQEVTASLSGVYELILVAATDGTLAADVRPLVRLSVSVLVEEGGKRERGASGGGGRFGYEFFLADLDGEVRADAWAKEAVRMALVNLSAVAAPAGTMPVVLGAGWPGVLLHEAVGHGLEGDFNRRGTSVFSGQLGELVASELCTVVDDGTMVDRRGSVAIDDEGTPGQYNVLIENGILKGYMQDKLNTRLMGMTPTGNGRRESYAHLPMPRMTNTYMLPGKSTPQEIIESVEYGIYAPNFGGGQVDITSGKFVFSTSEAYLIENGKVTKPVKGATLIGSGIETMQQISMVGNDLKLDNGVGVCGKEGQSLPVGVGQPTLKVDNLTVGGTA from the coding sequence ATGAGTCTGAACCTGGTAAGTGAACAATTGCTAGCGGCGAACGGCCTGAAACATCAGGACTTGTTCGCGATCCTCGGTCAACTGGCCGAACGTCGCCTTGATTATGGCGATCTCTATTTTCAGTCGAGCTATCACGAGTCCTGGGTTTTAGAAGACCGCATTATCAAAGATGGTTCTTACAACATCGATCAGGGTGTTGGTGTGCGTGCAATCAGCGGTGAAAAAACCGGGTTTGCTTACGCAGACCAAATCAGCCTGCTGGCGCTGGAGCAGAGCGCGCAAGCGGCGCGCACCATCGTCCGTGATAGTGGCGATGGCAAAGTACAAACACTGGGCGCGGTAGAGCATAGCCCGCTGTATACCTCGCTTGATCCGCTGCAAAGCATGAGCCGCGAAGAGAAGCTGGATATCCTGCGCCGCGTCGATAAAGTTGCCCGCGAAGCGGACAAGCGCGTACAGGAAGTGACTGCCAGCCTGAGCGGCGTCTATGAATTAATTTTGGTCGCGGCGACTGACGGAACCCTGGCGGCGGATGTCCGCCCTCTGGTGCGTCTTTCCGTGAGCGTTCTGGTCGAAGAAGGTGGTAAACGCGAACGTGGTGCCAGCGGCGGCGGCGGTCGTTTCGGTTATGAGTTCTTCCTTGCTGACCTCGATGGTGAAGTTCGCGCTGATGCATGGGCGAAAGAAGCAGTGCGTATGGCACTGGTCAATCTTTCCGCCGTTGCCGCGCCTGCGGGGACTATGCCGGTTGTTCTCGGCGCTGGCTGGCCGGGCGTGTTGTTGCATGAAGCGGTCGGTCACGGTCTGGAAGGCGACTTCAACCGCCGTGGTACATCGGTCTTTAGTGGCCAGCTCGGTGAGCTGGTGGCTTCTGAACTGTGTACCGTGGTTGATGACGGTACGATGGTTGATCGCCGTGGTTCGGTGGCGATTGATGACGAAGGCACACCAGGTCAATACAACGTGTTGATTGAGAACGGGATCCTGAAAGGTTACATGCAGGATAAACTCAATACACGTTTAATGGGTATGACGCCGACCGGCAATGGTCGCCGTGAATCTTACGCTCACCTGCCAATGCCGCGTATGACCAACACCTACATGCTGCCGGGTAAATCGACACCGCAGGAAATCATTGAATCCGTTGAGTATGGTATCTATGCGCCGAACTTTGGCGGCGGTCAGGTAGATATCACCTCTGGTAAATTTGTCTTCTCCACCTCAGAAGCGTATCTGATTGAAAACGGTAAAGTGACGAAGCCGGTGAAAGGCGCAACGTTGATTGGTTCCGGTATCGAAACCATGCAGCAGATTTCGATGGTGGGCAACGACCTGAAACTGGATAACGGCGTGGGTGTCTGCGGTAAAGAAGGGCAGAGCCTGCCGGTTGGCGTAGGTCAGCCGACGCTGAAAGTCGATAACCTGACTGTTGGTGGTACAGCGTAA
- the aaeB gene encoding p-hydroxybenzoic acid efflux pump subunit AaeB encodes MGIFSIANQHIRFAVKLATAIVLALFVGFHFQLETPRWAVLTAAIVAAGPAFAAGGEPYSGAIRYRGFLRIIGTFIGCIAGLVIIIAMIRAPLLMILVCCIWAGFCTWISSLVRVENSYAWGLAGYTALIIVITIQPEPLLTPQFAVERCSEIVMGIVCAIVADLLFSPRSIKQEVDRELESLLVAQYQLMQLCIKHGDGEVVDKAWGDLVRRTTALQGMRSNLNMESSRWARANRRLKAINTLSLTLITQSCETWLIQNSRPELITDTFREFFDTPVETAQDVHKQLKRLRRVIAWTGERETPITIYSWVAAATRYQLLKRGVISNTKINATEEEILQGEPEVKVESAERHHAMVNFWRTTLSCILGTLFWLWTGWTSGSGAMVMIAVVTSLAMRLPNPRMVAIDFIYGTLAALPLGLLYFLVIIPNTQQSMLLLCLSLAVLGFFLGIEVQKRRLGSMGALASTINIIVLDNPMTFQFSQFLDSALGQIVGCVLAFIVILLVRDKSRDRTGRVLLNQFVSAAVSAMTTNVARRKENHLPALYQQLFLLMNKFPGDLPKFRLALTMIIAHQRLRDAPIPVNDDLSAFHRQMRRTADHVISARSDDKRRRYFGQLLEELEIYQEKLRIWQAPPQVTEPVYRLTSMLHKYQHALTDS; translated from the coding sequence ATGGGTATTTTCTCCATTGCTAACCAACATATTCGCTTCGCGGTAAAACTGGCGACCGCCATTGTGCTGGCGCTGTTTGTTGGTTTTCATTTTCAGCTTGAAACGCCACGCTGGGCGGTACTGACAGCGGCGATTGTTGCCGCAGGTCCGGCCTTTGCAGCCGGTGGAGAACCGTACTCGGGCGCTATTCGCTATCGCGGCTTTTTGCGCATCATCGGCACATTTATAGGCTGTATTGCCGGGTTGGTGATCATTATTGCGATGATCCGCGCGCCATTGTTGATGATTCTGGTGTGCTGTATCTGGGCCGGTTTTTGTACCTGGATTTCTTCGCTGGTACGAGTAGAAAACTCCTATGCGTGGGGGCTGGCGGGTTACACCGCGCTGATCATTGTGATCACCATTCAGCCGGAACCGCTACTTACGCCGCAGTTTGCTGTTGAACGTTGCAGCGAAATCGTCATGGGTATTGTGTGCGCTATTGTGGCGGATCTGCTCTTTTCTCCGCGATCGATTAAGCAAGAGGTGGATCGTGAACTGGAAAGTTTGCTGGTGGCGCAATATCAGTTAATGCAACTGTGTATCAAACATGGCGATGGTGAAGTCGTCGATAAAGCCTGGGGTGACCTGGTTCGACGCACCACGGCGCTGCAAGGAATGCGCAGCAACCTGAATATGGAATCTTCCCGCTGGGCACGCGCCAATCGACGTTTAAAAGCGATCAATACGCTGTCGCTGACGCTGATCACTCAGTCTTGCGAAACCTGGCTGATTCAGAATTCGCGCCCGGAATTGATCACAGATACTTTCCGCGAATTTTTTGACACGCCGGTAGAAACTGCGCAGGACGTCCATAAGCAGCTAAAGCGCCTGCGGAGAGTTATTGCCTGGACCGGGGAGCGCGAAACGCCCATCACCATTTATAGCTGGGTCGCGGCGGCAACGCGCTATCAGTTGCTCAAGCGAGGCGTCATCAGCAACACCAAAATCAACGCGACCGAAGAAGAGATCCTGCAAGGCGAGCCGGAAGTAAAAGTAGAGTCAGCCGAGCGTCATCATGCGATGGTCAATTTCTGGCGCACAACACTTTCCTGCATTCTGGGGACGCTGTTCTGGCTGTGGACCGGATGGACCTCTGGCAGTGGTGCAATGGTAATGATCGCAGTAGTGACCTCGCTGGCAATGCGTTTGCCTAATCCACGCATGGTAGCGATCGACTTTATCTACGGGACGCTGGCGGCGCTGCCGTTAGGGCTGCTCTACTTTTTGGTGATTATCCCCAATACCCAACAGAGTATGTTGCTGCTTTGCCTTAGTCTGGCGGTGCTGGGATTCTTCCTCGGTATCGAAGTGCAGAAACGGCGGCTGGGATCGATGGGGGCGTTAGCCAGTACCATTAACATTATTGTGCTGGATAACCCGATGACCTTTCAGTTCAGCCAGTTTCTCGACAGCGCGTTGGGGCAAATTGTCGGCTGTGTGCTGGCGTTTATTGTCATTCTTTTAGTGCGGGATAAATCGCGTGATCGAACCGGACGCGTACTGCTTAATCAGTTTGTTTCTGCTGCTGTTTCCGCAATGACCACCAATGTTGCGCGTCGTAAAGAGAACCATCTGCCGGCGCTTTATCAGCAGTTGTTTTTGCTGATGAATAAATTTCCCGGCGATTTACCGAAATTTCGCCTGGCGTTGACGATGATTATCGCACACCAGCGCCTGCGCGATGCGCCGATCCCGGTTAACGATGATTTATCGGCATTCCACCGACAAATGCGACGTACTGCGGACCACGTTATTTCTGCCCGTAGCGATGACAAACGCCGTCGTTACTTCGGGCAGTTGCTGGAAGAACTGGAGATTTACCAGGAAAAGTTACGCATCTGGCAAGCACCGCCGCAGGTTACAGAACCGGTGTATCGGCTTACCAGTATGCTCCATAAGTATCAACATGCGCTGACCGATAGTTAA
- the aaeX gene encoding p-hydroxybenzoic acid efflux pump operon protein AaeX, translating to MSLFPVIVVFGLSFPPIFFELLLSLAIFWLVRRVLVPTGIYDFVWHPALFNTALYCCLFYLISRLFV from the coding sequence ATGAGTCTGTTTCCCGTTATCGTGGTGTTTGGGCTGTCCTTCCCACCGATATTTTTCGAATTGCTTTTATCACTGGCGATTTTTTGGCTAGTGCGCCGGGTACTTGTGCCAACAGGTATCTACGACTTTGTCTGGCATCCGGCGTTGTTCAACACCGCGCTCTATTGCTGTTTGTTTTATTTGATATCGCGACTGTTCGTTTGA
- the rng gene encoding ribonuclease G produces MTAELLVNVTPSETRVAYIDGGILQEIHIEREARRGIVGNIYKGRVSRVLPGMQAAFVDIGLEKAAFLHASDIMPHTECVAGEEQKQFTVRDISELVRQGQDLMVQVVKDPLGTKGARLTTDITLPSRYLVFMPGASHVGVSQRIESESERERLKKVVAEYCDEQGGFIIRTAAEGVGEAELASDAAYLKRVWTKVMERKKRPQTRYQLYGELALAQRVLRDFADAELDRIRVDSRLTYEALLEFTSEYIPEMTSKLEHYTGRQPIFDLFDVENEIQRALERKVELKSGGYLIIDQTEAMTTVDINTGAFVGHRNLDDTIFNTNIEATQAIARQLRLRNLGGIIIIDFIDMNNEDHRRRVLHSLEQALSKDRVKTSVNGFSALGLVEMTRKRTRESIEHVLCNECPTCHGRGTVKTVETVCYEIMREIVRVHHAYDSDRFLVYASPAVAEALKGEESHSLAEVEIFVGKQVKVQIEPLYNQEQFDVVMM; encoded by the coding sequence ATGACGGCTGAATTGTTGGTAAACGTAACGCCTTCGGAAACGCGAGTGGCGTATATTGATGGCGGCATTCTGCAGGAAATTCATATTGAACGTGAGGCGCGACGCGGAATCGTAGGCAATATCTACAAGGGTCGTGTAAGTCGTGTACTTCCGGGTATGCAGGCGGCTTTTGTAGATATTGGGCTGGAGAAAGCCGCGTTTCTACACGCTTCTGACATTATGCCGCACACTGAATGTGTGGCGGGCGAGGAACAAAAGCAGTTCACGGTACGCGACATTTCGGAACTGGTCCGCCAGGGGCAAGATCTGATGGTACAGGTGGTGAAAGACCCTCTGGGCACCAAAGGCGCGCGCCTGACCACGGATATCACGCTGCCGTCTCGCTATCTGGTGTTTATGCCTGGCGCATCCCACGTTGGGGTTTCCCAACGCATTGAAAGTGAATCCGAACGTGAACGCCTGAAAAAAGTGGTCGCAGAGTATTGTGACGAGCAGGGTGGGTTTATCATCCGTACCGCAGCGGAAGGTGTTGGCGAAGCAGAACTGGCTTCCGATGCCGCTTATTTGAAGCGCGTGTGGACTAAAGTGATGGAGCGTAAAAAGCGCCCACAGACTCGTTATCAACTGTATGGCGAACTGGCGCTGGCACAGCGTGTCCTGCGTGATTTTGCTGATGCCGAACTGGACCGTATTCGCGTTGACTCGCGTCTGACTTACGAAGCATTGCTGGAGTTTACCTCGGAATACATTCCTGAGATGACCAGCAAGCTGGAGCATTACACGGGCCGCCAGCCGATTTTCGATCTCTTTGATGTAGAAAATGAAATTCAGCGGGCGCTGGAGCGCAAAGTTGAGCTGAAGTCCGGTGGCTATCTGATTATCGATCAGACCGAAGCAATGACTACTGTGGATATTAATACCGGGGCGTTTGTCGGTCATCGCAATCTGGACGACACCATTTTCAATACCAATATTGAAGCGACGCAGGCTATTGCTCGCCAGTTACGGTTGCGTAACCTGGGCGGGATTATCATCATTGATTTCATTGACATGAATAATGAAGATCACCGTCGTCGCGTGCTTCATTCACTGGAACAGGCGTTGAGCAAAGACCGGGTAAAAACCAGCGTTAACGGTTTCTCGGCGCTGGGACTGGTGGAGATGACGCGTAAGCGAACCCGCGAAAGTATTGAGCACGTACTGTGTAATGAATGCCCAACCTGCCACGGTCGCGGAACGGTGAAAACGGTGGAAACCGTATGTTATGAAATCATGCGAGAAATCGTTCGTGTGCACCATGCTTACGACTCTGACCGTTTCCTGGTCTATGCTTCTCCGGCAGTAGCCGAAGCCTTGAAAGGCGAAGAGTCGCACTCACTGGCGGAAGTGGAAATTTTCGTTGGCAAACAGGTTAAAGTACAAATTGAACCGCTCTATAACCAGGAGCAGTTTGATGTCGTTATGATGTAA
- the yhdP gene encoding AsmA2 domain-containing protein YhdP, whose translation MRRLPGILLLTGAALVVIAALLVSGLRIALPYLDAWRPEILNKIESATGMPVAASQLSASWQNFGPTLEARDIRAELKDGGEFSVKRVTLALDVWQSLLHMRWQFRDLTFWQLRFRTNTPISSDSGNDSLEASHISDLFLRQFDHFDLRDSEVSFLTPSGQRAELAIPQLTWLNDPRRHRAEGQVSLSSLTGQHGVMQVRMDLRDDEGLLSNGRVWLQADDIDLKPWLGKWMQDNIALETAQFSLEGWMTIDKGDVTGGDVWLKQGGASWLGEKKTHSLSVDNLTAHITRENPGWQFSIPDTRITMDGKPWPSGALTLAWIPEQDVGGKNNKRSDELRIRASNLELAGLEGIRPLAAKLSPALGDIWRSTQPSGKINTLALDIPLQAAEKTRFQASWSDLAWKQWKLLPGAEHFSGTLSGSVENGLLTASMKQAKMPYETVFRAPLEIVDGKAALSWLNNDKGFQLDGRNIDVKAKAVHARGGFRYLQPANDEPWLGILAGISTDDGSQAWRYFPENLMGKDLVDYLSGAIQGGEAENATLVYGGNPHLFPYKHNEGQFEVLVPLRNAKFAFQPDWPALTNLDIELDFINDGLWMKTDGVNLGGVRASNLTAVIPDYSKEKLLIDADIKGPGKAVGPYFDETPLKDSLGATLQELQLDGDVNARLHLDIPLDGELVTAKGEVTLRNNSLFIKPLDSTLKNLSGKFSFINGDLQSESLTANWFNQPLNVDFSTKEGAKAYQVAVNLNGNWQPAKTGVLPEALNEALSGSMAWDGKVGIELPYQAGATYNVELKGDLKNVSSHLPSPLAKPAGEPLPINVKVNGNLNSFELTGQAGADNHFNSRWLLGQKLTLDRAIWAADSKTLPPLPEQSGVELNMPPMNGAEWLALFQKGATEKVGSAASFPQHITLRTPMLSLGNQQWNNLSIVSQPMANGTQVEAQGREINATLAMRNNAPWLANIKYLYYNPSVAKTRGDSTPSSPFPTTERISFRGWPDAQIRCAECWLWGQKFGRIDSDITISGDTLTLTNGLIDTGFSRLTADGEWVNNPGNQRTSLKGKLRGQKIDAAAEFFGVTTPIRQSSFNVDYDLHWRKSPWQPDEATLNGIIHTQLGKGEITEISTGHAGQLLRLLSVDALMRKLRFDFRDTFGEGFYFDSIRSTAWIKDGVMHTDDTLVDGLEADIAMKGSVNLVRRDLNMEAVVAPEISATVGVAAAFAVNPIVGAAVFAASKVLGPLWSKVSILRYRISGPLDAPQINEVLRQPRKEKAQ comes from the coding sequence GTGAGGCGATTGCCGGGGATTTTACTGCTTACTGGAGCCGCGCTCGTTGTGATCGCTGCGCTGCTGGTCAGCGGCCTGCGTATTGCTTTACCGTACCTCGATGCCTGGCGTCCGGAAATCCTCAACAAAATAGAATCTGCTACCGGAATGCCGGTGGCTGCCAGTCAACTCTCTGCCAGTTGGCAGAATTTTGGTCCGACGCTTGAAGCACGCGACATTCGTGCAGAGCTAAAAGATGGCGGTGAGTTTTCGGTTAAACGCGTCACCCTGGCACTGGATGTCTGGCAGAGCCTGCTGCATATGCGCTGGCAGTTTCGCGATCTCACTTTCTGGCAACTGCGCTTTCGCACCAATACACCAATTTCCAGCGACAGCGGTAATGACAGCCTGGAAGCCAGCCACATCAGCGATCTTTTTCTACGCCAGTTCGATCACTTCGATCTCCGCGATAGCGAAGTCAGCTTTCTGACGCCATCAGGCCAGCGTGCTGAACTGGCGATCCCGCAACTTACCTGGCTTAACGATCCGCGTCGGCACCGTGCGGAAGGCCAGGTAAGTCTCTCCAGTCTTACCGGACAGCACGGCGTGATGCAGGTGCGGATGGATCTGCGTGATGACGAGGGGTTGTTAAGCAACGGTCGCGTATGGCTACAGGCTGATGATATCGACCTGAAACCGTGGCTGGGTAAATGGATGCAGGACAACATTGCGCTGGAAACGGCGCAGTTCTCGCTGGAAGGCTGGATGACGATCGACAAAGGCGATGTGACCGGTGGCGACGTCTGGCTGAAACAGGGCGGCGCAAGCTGGTTGGGTGAGAAGAAAACGCATTCGCTGTCGGTGGATAATCTGACCGCACATATTACGCGTGAAAATCCGGGCTGGCAGTTTTCTATTCCTGATACTCGTATCACTATGGACGGCAAACCCTGGCCAAGCGGGGCATTGACGCTGGCCTGGATACCGGAACAGGACGTTGGTGGGAAAAATAATAAACGCAGTGACGAACTACGTATTCGCGCCAGCAATCTGGAACTGGCAGGGCTGGAAGGCATACGCCCGTTGGCAGCGAAACTTTCACCTGCTTTGGGGGATATCTGGCGTTCCACGCAACCGAGCGGCAAGATCAACACGTTGGCGCTGGATATCCCGCTTCAGGCTGCAGAAAAGACCCGCTTTCAGGCATCGTGGAGCGATCTGGCCTGGAAGCAATGGAAATTACTACCGGGGGCGGAACATTTCTCCGGGACGCTTTCCGGTAGCGTAGAAAATGGTTTGCTTACCGCTTCCATGAAGCAGGCGAAAATGCCTTACGAAACGGTATTTCGTGCGCCGCTGGAAATTGTCGACGGCAAGGCGGCCTTAAGCTGGCTGAATAACGATAAGGGTTTTCAGCTCGATGGCCGCAATATTGATGTCAAAGCCAAAGCCGTCCATGCGCGTGGTGGTTTCCGTTACCTGCAACCGGCTAATGATGAACCCTGGCTGGGCATTCTGGCTGGCATCAGTACCGATGATGGTTCGCAAGCCTGGCGCTATTTCCCGGAAAACCTGATGGGTAAAGACCTGGTTGATTACTTAAGTGGGGCGATTCAGGGTGGTGAGGCGGAGAACGCGACGCTGGTTTATGGCGGCAATCCGCATCTTTTTCCATACAAACACAACGAAGGTCAGTTTGAGGTGTTGGTGCCGCTGCGTAATGCGAAGTTTGCTTTCCAGCCGGACTGGCCAGCATTAACTAATCTCGATATTGAACTGGACTTTATTAACGACGGTTTATGGATGAAAACCGATGGCGTTAATCTGGGTGGCGTGCGTGCCAGCAATCTCACCGCAGTGATCCCTGACTACTCGAAAGAAAAGTTGCTGATTGATGCTGACATAAAAGGTCCGGGCAAAGCTGTTGGTCCTTATTTTGATGAGACGCCGCTGAAGGATTCGCTGGGGGCGACCCTGCAAGAACTCCAGCTCGACGGCGATGTGAATGCTCGCTTACATCTCGATATCCCGCTGGACGGCGAGCTGGTTACAGCGAAAGGCGAAGTGACGCTGCGTAACAACAGTCTGTTTATCAAACCGCTTGATAGCACTCTGAAAAATTTGAGCGGCAAATTCAGCTTTATCAATGGCGATCTACAAAGCGAATCACTAACCGCAAACTGGTTTAACCAGCCACTGAACGTGGATTTTTCCACCAAAGAAGGGGCGAAAGCCTACCAGGTTGCGGTGAATCTCAACGGCAACTGGCAACCAGCGAAAACTGGTGTTCTGCCTGAAGCGCTGAATGAAGCGTTAAGCGGCAGTATGGCATGGGATGGTAAAGTGGGCATTGAGCTACCTTATCAAGCTGGCGCAACGTATAACGTTGAACTGAAGGGCGATCTGAAGAATGTGAGCAGTCACTTACCTTCACCGTTAGCCAAACCTGCTGGCGAACCGTTGCCAATTAACGTTAAGGTCAACGGCAATCTCAACAGCTTTGAATTAACCGGACAGGCAGGCGCGGATAACCATTTCAATAGCCGCTGGTTGCTCGGTCAAAAGCTGACGCTCGATCGCGCCATCTGGGCGGCAGACAGCAAAACGCTCCCTCCGTTACCGGAGCAAAGTGGTGTTGAACTCAATATGCCGCCGATGAACGGTGCCGAGTGGCTGGCCTTGTTCCAGAAAGGCGCAACGGAAAAAGTTGGCAGCGCAGCGAGTTTCCCTCAGCACATTACGCTACGTACACCGATGTTGTCGCTGGGAAATCAGCAATGGAATAACCTGAGCATTGTTTCGCAACCGATGGCAAATGGTACGCAGGTCGAGGCGCAAGGGCGTGAAATCAACGCTACGCTGGCGATGCGTAATAACGCACCGTGGTTAGCGAATATCAAATATCTCTATTACAACCCGAGCGTGGCAAAAACTCGTGGTGATTCAACGCCGTCATCACCTTTCCCGACAACGGAGCGTATCAGCTTCCGTGGCTGGCCGGATGCGCAAATACGTTGCGCAGAATGTTGGTTATGGGGGCAAAAATTCGGCCGCATCGACAGTGATATCACCATCTCCGGCGATACGTTAACCCTGACCAACGGGCTGATTGATACCGGTTTCTCGCGGCTCACTGCTGATGGTGAATGGGTTAATAATCCCGGAAATCAACGGACATCGCTGAAAGGAAAACTGCGCGGACAGAAAATTGATGCTGCCGCAGAATTTTTTGGTGTTACGACGCCAATACGCCAGTCATCATTTAATGTGGATTACGATTTGCACTGGCGTAAATCGCCGTGGCAGCCAGACGAGGCGACATTGAACGGCATCATTCATACACAACTGGGCAAAGGTGAAATTACCGAAATTAGCACCGGACATGCCGGACAGTTGCTGCGCTTATTGAGTGTTGATGCCCTGATGCGTAAGCTGCGCTTTGATTTCAGGGATACCTTTGGCGAAGGGTTCTATTTTGACTCCATTCGCAGCACCGCGTGGATTAAAGACGGCGTTATGCACACTGACGACACGCTGGTGGATGGCCTGGAAGCGGATATCGCCATGAAAGGATCGGTAAATCTGGTGCGTCGCGATCTCAATATGGAAGCGGTTGTCGCGCCAGAGATTTCTGCGACAGTGGGCGTGGCTGCGGCCTTTGCGGTTAACCCGATTGTCGGCGCGGCAGTGTTTGCCGCCAGTAAAGTGCTGGGGCCGCTGTGGAGTAAGGTCTCCATTTTGCGCTATCGCATTTCTGGTCCGCTGGATGCTCCGCAAATCAACGAAGTGTTGCGTCAGCCGCGTAAAGAAAAAGCGCAATGA